One Gossypium hirsutum isolate 1008001.06 chromosome A11, Gossypium_hirsutum_v2.1, whole genome shotgun sequence genomic window carries:
- the LOC107904540 gene encoding kinesin-like protein KIN-1, translated as MSNVTVCVRFRPLSSKEKRDLGDNICIQSMDSETFIIKDEKEEGFTFSFDKVFYEESNQADVYEFLVLPIVRDTVNSINGTIITYGQTGAGKTYSMEGPNILESDEKKKGILPRVVDGLFACIKTSADSTKYTVKLSMVEIYMEKVRDLFDLSKDNIQIKESKTQGIVLSGATEISLSDIAEALQSLSSGIANRAIGETQMNMASSRSHCVYMFTLNQESISEKRVKSGKLILVDLAGSEKVEKTGAEGRVLEEAKTINKSLSALGNVINALTCGSPAKANHIPYRDSKLTRMLQDALGGNSRTALLCCCSPSPSNASESLSTLRFGARAKHIKTSPLVIKVSEEKCSKKNGDASGTRDESFEKILEKMSERLNDEDIKLLEELFIQAGLFVDPDSEEDLESAIQDVVQQTISSLMKAVEELRSTVEMLQRENNAMKGRLAVAERCDALPGKNADFLQKIFGFLSSFIPGM; from the exons ATGTCAAACGTAACGGTCTGCGTACGCTTCAGGCCTTTGAGCTCAAAGGAGAAAAGAGATCTCGGTGACAATATCTGTATTCAAAGCATGGACTCCGAAACCTTCATCATCAAG GATGAGAAGGAAGAAGGTTTTACGTTTAGCTTTGATAAGGTTTTTTATGAGGAATCTAATCAAGCTGATGTCTATGAGTTTCTTGTTCTTCCAATTGTCCGTG ATACTGTCAATTCTATAAATGGAACAATCATCACTTATGGACAG ACTGGGGCAGGGAAGACATACAGTATGGAG GGACCAAACATCTTGGAATCTGATGAAAAGAAGAAAGGGATACTTCCAAGAGTGGTGGACGGATTGTTTGCGTGTATCAAAACTTCTGCTGACTCAACAAAGTACACCGTCAAGTTGTCAATG GTGGAGATCTATATGGAGAAGGTTAG GGACCTTTTTGATTTATCAAAGGACAATATTCAGATTAAGGAAAGCAAAACACAAGGAATAGTGTTATCCGGAGCAACAGAG ATCTCTCTTTCGGACATAGCCGAAGCATTGCAAAGCCTATCT AGTGGGATAGCTAACAGAGCAATTGGAGAGACCC AAATGAACATGGCAAGCAGCAGGAGTCATTGCGTTTACATGTTCACACTCAACCAAGAATCAATTTCAGAAAAGAG GGTGAAATCTGGGAAGTTGATTCTTGTGGACCTAGCCGGGTCAGAGAAAGTAGAGAAAACTGGGGCTGAAGGAAGAGTTCTTGAGGAAGCTAAAACAATCAATAAATCCCTCTCAGCGTTAGGGAATGTGATCAATGCTCTGACATGTGGTTCACCAGCAAAAGCAAACCATATTCCTTATCGTGATTCCAAGCTCACTCGAATGTTGCAGGATGCTCTT GGTGGGAACTCTCGCACTGCATTGCTTTGTTGTTGCTCACCAAGTCCTTCAAATGCATCCGAGAGCCTGTCCACTCTTCGTTTTGGTGCAAG GGCAAAGCATATAAAGACATCACCACTTGTTATTAAAGTTAGTGAAGAGAAATGTTCTAAGAAGAATGGAGATGCTTCTGGTACCAGAGATGAGTCATTtgagaaaattctagaaaag ATGAGTGAGAGACTTAATGACGAAGATATAAAGTTACTTGAGGAATTATTCATTCAGGCAGGACTATTTGTAGATCCTGATTCAGAAGAAGACTTGGAATCAGCCATTCAAGATGTTGTTCAACAAACCATTTCTTCATTGATGAAAGCTGTGGAAGAGCTCAGATCTACTGTTGAGATG CTTCAGAGAGAGAACAATGCCATGAAGGGAAGGCTTGCTGTTGCTGAAAGATGTGATGCTTTGCCTGGAAAAAATGCAGATTTTCTTCAGAAGATTTTTGGCTTTCTCAGCTCCTTTATTCCTGGAATGTAG
- the LOC107955711 gene encoding uncharacterized protein — MQIPIGRSMVDEIVGCALGMVPNESYENRKVLRMRVEIEVLVDEQPNLAEGDACCIDEEADDFWETAEAFRKLRKVVVEEPAENLCFICLVGFLEGSEISATPCSQVFHDRCIRAWLKKCSKKFCPNCVTILA, encoded by the coding sequence ATGCAAATCCCCATTGGTCGCTCCATGGTAGACGAAATCGTTGGCTGTGCGCTGGGCATGGTTCCGAATGAGAGTTATGAGAATCGAAAAGTGTTGAGAATGCGGGTGGAGATTGAGGTATTGGTGGACGAACAGCCGAATTTGGCGGAAGGGGATGCGTGTTGTATCGATGAGGAGGCTGATGATTTTTGGGAGACGGCGGAGGCGTTTAGGAAGCTAAGGAAAGTGGTGGTGGAAGAGCCTGCTGAGAATTTATGTTTCATTTGTTTGGTTGGGTTCTTGGAGGGATCGGAGATTAGTGCTACACCATGCTCTCAAGTATTCCATGATCGTTGTATTAGAGCTTGGCTAAAGAAATGCAGTAAGAAATTCTGTCCTAACTGTGTTACCATTTTGGCCTAA